In Treponema sp. OMZ 798, the following proteins share a genomic window:
- a CDS encoding DUF4026 domain-containing protein: MENRKVSCMYAIPCTPFQTEQGPEEIDLIKNKLQHNNSFKILDFEKTKNKLHIKIFYKENEYSLSISITEFSSENLKDFMYSHIFTEKEKEHIRDTKTAVLTELLCNGTPLNSYHLQIKIIAEILNKNLLAVYDSDSINVLSGKWVEQAAKSSVTPCPLYIFSIHAVPDKKGDFIWLHTHGLSRYGLNELDILDSKPDFCIEHSLLLQNLALNLLGGADKNCAYIGILEDHTPIICSIITYNDALNYYQKNNIGIPEALSPDNKHTDDSHLAVFVFTSIAEYKEKNYRHISVFEKKKLENPIYFISDIEMQRKKILAEERFAFVKSHFKNKASSVLVKISIPVDKEFYSAENEIEYIWFELQKISDTELTVKSIQDAYYVKGIKKDTITKYNIEYMSDWIIYTGTEMITPDDVYRL; the protein is encoded by the coding sequence ATGGAAAATAGAAAAGTATCGTGTATGTATGCCATCCCCTGTACCCCTTTTCAAACCGAACAAGGACCGGAGGAAATCGATTTAATTAAAAATAAGCTGCAGCATAATAATAGTTTTAAAATTTTAGATTTTGAAAAAACAAAAAACAAACTGCATATTAAAATTTTTTATAAAGAAAATGAATATAGTCTTTCAATAAGCATTACCGAGTTTTCATCGGAAAATTTAAAAGATTTTATGTACAGTCATATTTTTACGGAAAAAGAAAAAGAACATATAAGGGACACAAAGACTGCTGTTTTGACTGAACTGCTCTGCAATGGTACACCTCTTAATTCTTATCACCTTCAAATAAAAATTATAGCGGAAATTTTAAATAAAAACCTTCTTGCAGTTTATGATTCCGATTCTATAAATGTTCTTTCAGGAAAATGGGTTGAACAAGCAGCAAAATCTTCCGTCACACCTTGTCCCCTATACATTTTTTCTATCCATGCCGTACCCGATAAAAAGGGAGATTTTATTTGGCTTCATACTCACGGATTATCCAGATATGGTTTAAATGAACTTGATATTTTAGATTCCAAGCCAGATTTTTGTATAGAGCACTCCCTCTTACTTCAAAATTTAGCCTTAAACTTACTAGGAGGAGCCGATAAAAATTGTGCATACATAGGTATATTGGAAGATCACACGCCCATTATCTGTTCTATTATTACTTATAATGACGCATTAAATTACTATCAAAAAAACAATATCGGAATTCCGGAGGCTCTTTCTCCCGATAATAAACATACGGATGACAGTCATCTTGCCGTCTTTGTATTTACTTCAATAGCCGAATACAAGGAAAAAAATTACCGTCATATAAGCGTTTTTGAAAAGAAAAAACTTGAAAATCCCATTTATTTTATTTCGGATATAGAAATGCAAAGGAAAAAGATTTTAGCTGAAGAGCGTTTCGCATTTGTAAAATCACATTTTAAAAACAAAGCATCATCCGTTCTTGTAAAAATATCCATTCCTGTGGATAAGGAATTTTACTCTGCGGAAAATGAAATAGAATATATTTGGTTTGAACTTCAAAAAATTTCCGATACAGAGCTTACCGTAAAATCTATTCAAGATGCCTATTATGTAAAAGGGATAAAGAAAGATACTATAACAAAATACAATATAGAATATATGAGCGATTGGATTATTTATACAGGAACAGAAATGATAACCCCTGATGATGTATACCGTTTATGA